Proteins encoded in a region of the Anopheles aquasalis chromosome 2, idAnoAquaMG_Q_19, whole genome shotgun sequence genome:
- the LOC126581741 gene encoding uncharacterized protein LOC126581741 yields the protein MSDAGEGSASTERVEMLKRPRLLSYQGCSQSHSAERDVGLPMAGASSSSLEQLDRREQAADDLRSWQESQIAQCVGDNILNTVLEQYVNFYEQRNNRNGGTEQQHEQQQQPPQPNDDEVLEDEAIRMAINERGLQRAGTSSGTTATVAALAEVAGGEQPGPSWAGLGRTLQDNFILDTAVAAAIQEKGLVAGTSADAEPTDSDDSSMLQEDDTR from the coding sequence ATGAGTGACGCTGGCGAAGGGAGCGCCAGTACCGAACGTGTGGAGATGCTGAAACGACCGCGATTGCTCTCGTACCAGGGGTGCTCCCAATCGCACTCCGCGGAACGGGATGTCGGATTACCGATGGCAGGGGCATCCTCCAGCTCGCTGGAACAGCTGGACCGCCGTGAGCAGGCCGCGGATGATCTGCGCAGCTGGCAAGAAAGCCAAATCGCCCAGTGCGTCGGCGATAACATCCTAAACACGGTGCTGGAGCAGTACGTGAATTTCTACGAACAACGCAATAACCGGAACGGAGGAacggaacagcagcacgagcagcagcaacagccaccacaACCGAACGATGACGAGGTGCTCGAGGATGAGGCCATCCGGATGGCCATCAACGAACGGGGTCTACAACGGGCGGGAACGAGCAGCGGAACGacggccaccgttgctgcaCTGGCGGAAGTTGCTGGTGGCGAACAACCGGGACCcagctgggctgggctgggacGCACACTGCAGGACAACTTCATTCTCGATACGGCCGTGGCCGCAGCAATACAGGAGAAGGGACTGGTAGCGGGAACCAGTGCTGATGCCGAACCCACCGATAGCGACGACAGCAGTATGCTACAGGAGGATGATACTAGGTAG